In the genome of Salmo trutta chromosome 18, fSalTru1.1, whole genome shotgun sequence, one region contains:
- the LOC115152885 gene encoding casein kinase I isoform X1 — protein sequence MELRVGNRYRLGRKIGSGSFGDIYLGTDISVGEEVAIKLECVKTKHPQLHIESKIYKMMQGGVGIPSIKWCGAEGDYNVMVMELLGPSLEDLFNFCSRKFSLKTVLLLADQMISRIEYIHSKNFIHRDVKPDNFLMGLGKKGNLVYIIDFGLAKKYRDARTHQHIPYRENKNLTGTARYASINTHLGIEQSRRDDLESLGYVLMYFNLGSLPWQGLKAATKRQKYERISEKKMSTPIEVLCKGYPSEFSTYLNFCRSLRFDDKPDYSYLRQLFRNLFHRQGFSYDYVFDWNMLKFTAPNSKGANRAAEEAERERRDREDRLRHSRNPGARGLPAASGRPRGTQDTAPPTPLTPTSHTANTSPRPVSGMERERKVSMRLHRGAPVNVSSSDLTGHQDTSRMSTSQMVPGMIPGGLHSAAPR from the exons ATGGAATTGAGAGTGGGAAACCGATACAGGCTGGGCAGGAAAATTGGAAGTGGATCTTTTGGAGACATCTACTTGG GCACAGACATCTCAGTGGGAGAGGAGGTGGCCATTAAACTGGAATGTGTGAAGACCAAACACCCCCAGCTCCACATAGAGAGTAAGATCTACAAGATGatgcagggaggag TGGGCATCCCGTCCATAAAGTGGTGTGGAGCAGAGGGAGACTACAACGTGATGGTGATGGAGCTGCTAGGCCCCAGTCTGGAGGACCTGTTCAACTTCTGCTCCCGCAAGTTCAGCCTCAAGACTGTCCTGCTGCTGGCTGACCAGATG aTCAGCCGGATTGAGTACATCCACTCTAAGAACTTCATCCACAGAGATGTGAAGCCTGACAACTTCCTGATGGGCCTGGGCAAGAAGGGTAACCTGGTGTACATCATCGACTTTGGCCTGGCCAAGAAGTACCGCGACGCCCGCACACACCAGCACATCCCCTACCGCGAGAACAAGAACCTGACCGGCACGGCGCGCTACGCATCCATCAACACGCACCTGGGAATTG agCAGTCTCGGCGTGATGACCTGGAGTCTCTGGGTTATGTCCTGATGTACTTCAACCTGGGCTCTCTGCCCTGGCAGGGCCTCAAGGCCGCCACCAAGAGACAGAAGTACGAACGCATCAGCGAGAAGAAGATGTCCACCCCCATCGAGGTGCTCTGCAAGGGATACCCCT CTGAGTTCTCCACCTACCTGAACTTCTGTCGTTCTCTGCGGTTCGACGACAAGCCAGACTACTCGTACCTCAGACAGCTGTTCAGGAACCTGTTCCATAGACAGGGCTTCTCTTACGATTACGTCTTTGACTGGAACATGCTCAAGTTT ACTGCCCCTAATTCCAAGGGGGCCAACCGAGCAGCAGAGGAGGCGGAGCGGGAGCGGCGGGACAGAGAGGATAGACTGAGACACAGCAGGAACCCCGGGGCCAGGGGACTCCCTGCCGCCTCAGGACGACCCCGAGGAACACAGGACACGGCGCCGCCTACACCCCTCACACCCACCTCACACACAG ccaaCACATCTCCACGACCGGTGTCCGGTATGGAGCGGGAGAGGAAAGTGAGCATGCGGCTTCACCGGGGAGCTCCCGTTAACGTCTCCTCGTCCGACCTGACGGGACACCAGGACACCTCCCGCATGTCCACCTCGCAG atggtGCCTGGTATGATCCCTGGTGGCCTCCACTCTGCAGCGCCTCGATGA
- the LOC115152885 gene encoding casein kinase I isoform X2 gives MELRVGNRYRLGRKIGSGSFGDIYLGTDISVGEEVAIKLECVKTKHPQLHIESKIYKMMQGGVGIPSIKWCGAEGDYNVMVMELLGPSLEDLFNFCSRKFSLKTVLLLADQMISRIEYIHSKNFIHRDVKPDNFLMGLGKKGNLVYIIDFGLAKKYRDARTHQHIPYRENKNLTGTARYASINTHLGIEQSRRDDLESLGYVLMYFNLGSLPWQGLKAATKRQKYERISEKKMSTPIEVLCKGYPSEFSTYLNFCRSLRFDDKPDYSYLRQLFRNLFHRQGFSYDYVFDWNMLKFTAPNSKGANRAAEEAERERRDREDRLRHSRNPGARGLPAASGRPRGTQDTAPPTPLTPTSHTANTSPRPVSGMERERKVSMRLHRGAPVNVSSSDLTGHQDTSRMSTSQNSIPFDHHDK, from the exons ATGGAATTGAGAGTGGGAAACCGATACAGGCTGGGCAGGAAAATTGGAAGTGGATCTTTTGGAGACATCTACTTGG GCACAGACATCTCAGTGGGAGAGGAGGTGGCCATTAAACTGGAATGTGTGAAGACCAAACACCCCCAGCTCCACATAGAGAGTAAGATCTACAAGATGatgcagggaggag TGGGCATCCCGTCCATAAAGTGGTGTGGAGCAGAGGGAGACTACAACGTGATGGTGATGGAGCTGCTAGGCCCCAGTCTGGAGGACCTGTTCAACTTCTGCTCCCGCAAGTTCAGCCTCAAGACTGTCCTGCTGCTGGCTGACCAGATG aTCAGCCGGATTGAGTACATCCACTCTAAGAACTTCATCCACAGAGATGTGAAGCCTGACAACTTCCTGATGGGCCTGGGCAAGAAGGGTAACCTGGTGTACATCATCGACTTTGGCCTGGCCAAGAAGTACCGCGACGCCCGCACACACCAGCACATCCCCTACCGCGAGAACAAGAACCTGACCGGCACGGCGCGCTACGCATCCATCAACACGCACCTGGGAATTG agCAGTCTCGGCGTGATGACCTGGAGTCTCTGGGTTATGTCCTGATGTACTTCAACCTGGGCTCTCTGCCCTGGCAGGGCCTCAAGGCCGCCACCAAGAGACAGAAGTACGAACGCATCAGCGAGAAGAAGATGTCCACCCCCATCGAGGTGCTCTGCAAGGGATACCCCT CTGAGTTCTCCACCTACCTGAACTTCTGTCGTTCTCTGCGGTTCGACGACAAGCCAGACTACTCGTACCTCAGACAGCTGTTCAGGAACCTGTTCCATAGACAGGGCTTCTCTTACGATTACGTCTTTGACTGGAACATGCTCAAGTTT ACTGCCCCTAATTCCAAGGGGGCCAACCGAGCAGCAGAGGAGGCGGAGCGGGAGCGGCGGGACAGAGAGGATAGACTGAGACACAGCAGGAACCCCGGGGCCAGGGGACTCCCTGCCGCCTCAGGACGACCCCGAGGAACACAGGACACGGCGCCGCCTACACCCCTCACACCCACCTCACACACAG ccaaCACATCTCCACGACCGGTGTCCGGTATGGAGCGGGAGAGGAAAGTGAGCATGCGGCTTCACCGGGGAGCTCCCGTTAACGTCTCCTCGTCCGACCTGACGGGACACCAGGACACCTCCCGCATGTCCACCTCGCAG AATAGCATTCCCTTCGATCATCACGACAAGTAG
- the LOC115152885 gene encoding casein kinase I isoform X4: MELRVGNRYRLGRKIGSGSFGDIYLGTDISVGEEVAIKLECVKTKHPQLHIESKIYKMMQGGVGIPSIKWCGAEGDYNVMVMELLGPSLEDLFNFCSRKFSLKTVLLLADQMISRIEYIHSKNFIHRDVKPDNFLMGLGKKGNLVYIIDFGLAKKYRDARTHQHIPYRENKNLTGTARYASINTHLGIEQSRRDDLESLGYVLMYFNLGSLPWQGLKAATKRQKYERISEKKMSTPIEVLCKGYPSEFSTYLNFCRSLRFDDKPDYSYLRQLFRNLFHRQGFSYDYVFDWNMLKFGANRAAEEAERERRDREDRLRHSRNPGARGLPAASGRPRGTQDTAPPTPLTPTSHTANTSPRPVSGMERERKVSMRLHRGAPVNVSSSDLTGHQDTSRMSTSQNSIPFDHHDK; encoded by the exons ATGGAATTGAGAGTGGGAAACCGATACAGGCTGGGCAGGAAAATTGGAAGTGGATCTTTTGGAGACATCTACTTGG GCACAGACATCTCAGTGGGAGAGGAGGTGGCCATTAAACTGGAATGTGTGAAGACCAAACACCCCCAGCTCCACATAGAGAGTAAGATCTACAAGATGatgcagggaggag TGGGCATCCCGTCCATAAAGTGGTGTGGAGCAGAGGGAGACTACAACGTGATGGTGATGGAGCTGCTAGGCCCCAGTCTGGAGGACCTGTTCAACTTCTGCTCCCGCAAGTTCAGCCTCAAGACTGTCCTGCTGCTGGCTGACCAGATG aTCAGCCGGATTGAGTACATCCACTCTAAGAACTTCATCCACAGAGATGTGAAGCCTGACAACTTCCTGATGGGCCTGGGCAAGAAGGGTAACCTGGTGTACATCATCGACTTTGGCCTGGCCAAGAAGTACCGCGACGCCCGCACACACCAGCACATCCCCTACCGCGAGAACAAGAACCTGACCGGCACGGCGCGCTACGCATCCATCAACACGCACCTGGGAATTG agCAGTCTCGGCGTGATGACCTGGAGTCTCTGGGTTATGTCCTGATGTACTTCAACCTGGGCTCTCTGCCCTGGCAGGGCCTCAAGGCCGCCACCAAGAGACAGAAGTACGAACGCATCAGCGAGAAGAAGATGTCCACCCCCATCGAGGTGCTCTGCAAGGGATACCCCT CTGAGTTCTCCACCTACCTGAACTTCTGTCGTTCTCTGCGGTTCGACGACAAGCCAGACTACTCGTACCTCAGACAGCTGTTCAGGAACCTGTTCCATAGACAGGGCTTCTCTTACGATTACGTCTTTGACTGGAACATGCTCAAGTTT GGGGCCAACCGAGCAGCAGAGGAGGCGGAGCGGGAGCGGCGGGACAGAGAGGATAGACTGAGACACAGCAGGAACCCCGGGGCCAGGGGACTCCCTGCCGCCTCAGGACGACCCCGAGGAACACAGGACACGGCGCCGCCTACACCCCTCACACCCACCTCACACACAG ccaaCACATCTCCACGACCGGTGTCCGGTATGGAGCGGGAGAGGAAAGTGAGCATGCGGCTTCACCGGGGAGCTCCCGTTAACGTCTCCTCGTCCGACCTGACGGGACACCAGGACACCTCCCGCATGTCCACCTCGCAG AATAGCATTCCCTTCGATCATCACGACAAGTAG
- the LOC115152885 gene encoding casein kinase I isoform X3 yields the protein MELRVGNRYRLGRKIGSGSFGDIYLGTDISVGEEVAIKLECVKTKHPQLHIESKIYKMMQGGVGIPSIKWCGAEGDYNVMVMELLGPSLEDLFNFCSRKFSLKTVLLLADQMISRIEYIHSKNFIHRDVKPDNFLMGLGKKGNLVYIIDFGLAKKYRDARTHQHIPYRENKNLTGTARYASINTHLGIEQSRRDDLESLGYVLMYFNLGSLPWQGLKAATKRQKYERISEKKMSTPIEVLCKGYPSEFSTYLNFCRSLRFDDKPDYSYLRQLFRNLFHRQGFSYDYVFDWNMLKFGANRAAEEAERERRDREDRLRHSRNPGARGLPAASGRPRGTQDTAPPTPLTPTSHTANTSPRPVSGMERERKVSMRLHRGAPVNVSSSDLTGHQDTSRMSTSQMVPGMIPGGLHSAAPR from the exons ATGGAATTGAGAGTGGGAAACCGATACAGGCTGGGCAGGAAAATTGGAAGTGGATCTTTTGGAGACATCTACTTGG GCACAGACATCTCAGTGGGAGAGGAGGTGGCCATTAAACTGGAATGTGTGAAGACCAAACACCCCCAGCTCCACATAGAGAGTAAGATCTACAAGATGatgcagggaggag TGGGCATCCCGTCCATAAAGTGGTGTGGAGCAGAGGGAGACTACAACGTGATGGTGATGGAGCTGCTAGGCCCCAGTCTGGAGGACCTGTTCAACTTCTGCTCCCGCAAGTTCAGCCTCAAGACTGTCCTGCTGCTGGCTGACCAGATG aTCAGCCGGATTGAGTACATCCACTCTAAGAACTTCATCCACAGAGATGTGAAGCCTGACAACTTCCTGATGGGCCTGGGCAAGAAGGGTAACCTGGTGTACATCATCGACTTTGGCCTGGCCAAGAAGTACCGCGACGCCCGCACACACCAGCACATCCCCTACCGCGAGAACAAGAACCTGACCGGCACGGCGCGCTACGCATCCATCAACACGCACCTGGGAATTG agCAGTCTCGGCGTGATGACCTGGAGTCTCTGGGTTATGTCCTGATGTACTTCAACCTGGGCTCTCTGCCCTGGCAGGGCCTCAAGGCCGCCACCAAGAGACAGAAGTACGAACGCATCAGCGAGAAGAAGATGTCCACCCCCATCGAGGTGCTCTGCAAGGGATACCCCT CTGAGTTCTCCACCTACCTGAACTTCTGTCGTTCTCTGCGGTTCGACGACAAGCCAGACTACTCGTACCTCAGACAGCTGTTCAGGAACCTGTTCCATAGACAGGGCTTCTCTTACGATTACGTCTTTGACTGGAACATGCTCAAGTTT GGGGCCAACCGAGCAGCAGAGGAGGCGGAGCGGGAGCGGCGGGACAGAGAGGATAGACTGAGACACAGCAGGAACCCCGGGGCCAGGGGACTCCCTGCCGCCTCAGGACGACCCCGAGGAACACAGGACACGGCGCCGCCTACACCCCTCACACCCACCTCACACACAG ccaaCACATCTCCACGACCGGTGTCCGGTATGGAGCGGGAGAGGAAAGTGAGCATGCGGCTTCACCGGGGAGCTCCCGTTAACGTCTCCTCGTCCGACCTGACGGGACACCAGGACACCTCCCGCATGTCCACCTCGCAG atggtGCCTGGTATGATCCCTGGTGGCCTCCACTCTGCAGCGCCTCGATGA